The proteins below come from a single Thunnus thynnus chromosome 10, fThuThy2.1, whole genome shotgun sequence genomic window:
- the snap91a gene encoding clathrin coat assembly protein AP180 isoform X1 — protein sequence MSGQTLTDRIAAAQYTLTGSDVSRAVCKSTTHEQTAPKKKHLEFLIQATQESNVNVPQMADTLMERAGNASWVVVFKALITTHHLMVHGNERFLQFLASRNTLFNLSNFLDKTGSHGYDMSTFIRRYSRYLNEKAFAYRQMAFDFGRVKKGAEGVMRTMSVEKLLKGMPTLQSQIDALLDFEVHPQELNNGVINACFLLLFKDLIKLYACYNDGIINLLEKFFQMKRSQCKDGLEIYKRFLTRMTRVSEFFKIAEQVGIDKNDIPELTQAPESLLESLETHLNTLEGKKPSPTKDATANNSSPAAAAAPAKPAPPAAAGGPPARPGPPAKPPPPSVTPTAAAPITTTTSNALDDGFLLDLDPMSSSSAGGAAATSSTTGWGDLLADATPAATDSASEALLAEGESDAADADDTAAAPAAAASTAAAATATTAAAATPAPASLPVAALTTTSATDIDLFGDAFAPSPGDGPAAVALGPAADAFGESDPFATTEGSADIAPELDLFAMRPADTGAAVVTPSTSSEAPTIAAPIAAPAAPTPSSTTTTTTTTTTDTTTTESAAAPTLDIFGDMFDSMPEQSPTTESKAATTPSVDLFGADLPAVSRGPSPLPEPAPVGDIVTDSFATPAPAAPAAAAAPAAAPAAAPVPEASSPPKAEPAPVIDLLDSFSAPVEETQSSAPGGPGDDLLGGLMSPTLAPTSVPALAPALAPALMQNDLLESGFDALGSLPSPTPPVPAAVSAIPIVPAAAAAAEPATTTPAPSGGFDASMFGGLGDLLMPAVTPQSTGGSSAGSTAGSMGAPITGGGIAAAPPATPTPTKTIGGDLDSSLANLIGDLGVKKKDPLSEKKLTGGANWTPQVAPTSWAAAGAPMAGAAPGAPGAPGAAPPGGAMVPPMSAQPGFGMSAAGGPGAPMMQPMMGQPLMGQPMMRPPFAGVAGAAPGAAAPGAPLSPGPTSQSPKKPKDPLAELDLKDFL from the exons TCCTGATCCAGGCCACCCAGGAGTCCAATGTGAACGTCCCCCAGATGGCTGACACACTGATGGAGAGGGCTGGCAACGCCAGCTGGGTGGTGGTTTTCAAAGCCCTGATCACCACACACCACCTCATGGTGCATGGCAACGAG AGATTCCTGCAGTTCTTGGCCTCAAGAAACACCTTGTTCAACCTCAGCAACTTCCTGGACAAAACTGGCTCTCACG GCTATGACATGTCCACATTTATCAGACGCTACAGCCGCTATCTCAATGAGAAGGCCTTCGCCTACAGACAGATGGCTTTCGACTTTGGCCGAGTCAAGAAAGG AGCTGAGGGAGTGATGAGGACCATGTCAGtagagaagctgctgaaaggaaTGCCCACCCTGCAGAGCCAGATCGACGCACTGCTGGATTTCGAA GTACATCCACAGGAGCTGAACAATGGCGTGATAAATGCCTGCTTTCTCCTACTCTTCAAAGATCTGATTAAGTTATATGCCTGCTACAATGACGGCATCATCAACCTGCTAG AGAAATTTTTCCAGATGAAgagaagccagtgtaaagatggGCTGGAGATATACAAGAGATTCCTGACACGAATGACTCGGGTTTCTGAATTCTTCAAAATTGCTGAG caagtGGGAATAGACAAAAATGACATACCTGAACTCACTCAG GCCCCGGAAAGTCTTCTGGAGTCCCTGGAGACCCACCTCAACACTCTGGAGGGGAAGAAGCC ATCGCCCACCAAG GATGCGACAGCCAACAACAGCtcgccagctgctgctgctgcaccagcTAAGCCTGCACCTCCTGCTGCCGCCGGCGGGCCCCCTGCTCGCCCTGGGCCGCCTGCCAAACCTCCTCCGCCCTCTGTCACCCCCACCGCAGCAgcccccatcaccaccaccaccagcaa TGCCCTTGATGATGGGTTCCTGTTGGATCTAGACCCCATGTCCTCCTCGTCAGCAGGAGGTGCTGCAGCGACTTCCTCCACGACTGGATGGGGAG ATCTCTTGGCTGACG CAACTCCAGCTGCCACTGACAGCGCCTCTGAAGCTCTCCTGGCGGAAGGAGAGTCTGATGCCGCTGATGCAGACGACACTGCTGCTGCCCCTGCAGCTGCTGCGTCCACAGCCGCcgctgctactgctactacagcCGCTGCAGCCACACCGGCGCCCGCCTCGCTGCCCGTCGCAGCCCTCACCACCACCTCAGCCACAGACATCGACCTTTTCGGAG ATGCGTTTGCACCTTCCCCAGGAGACGGTCCCGCTGCCGTGGCCCTGGGCCCTGCTGCTGATGCATTTGGTGAATCTG ACCCCTTCGCTACGACGGAGGGGAGTGCGGACATTGCTCCAGAGCTGGACCTGTTCGCTATGAGGCCTGCTGACACGGGGGCTGCCGTCGTCACACCTTCCACCTCTAGTGAGGCGCCGACCATCGCTGCCCCGATCGCTGCCCCCGCTGCCCCCACCCCTtcttccaccaccaccactaccaccacaaccaccaccgACACCACCACCACAGAGTCTGCAGCCGCCCCGACTCTAGATATCTTTGGTG ATATGTTTGATTCTATGCCTGAGCAAAGCCCTACCACTGAATCCAAAGCTGCTACCACTCCTAGCGTAGACCTTTTTGGTGCAG ACCTTCCTGCTGTTTCGCGCGGGCCCTCTCCTTTGCCCGAGCCGGCTCCGGTTGGAGACATTGTGACCG ACTCGTTTGCAACTCcagctcctgctgctcctgctgccgctgctgctcctgctgcagctcccgCTGCAGCCCCCGTCCCAGaagcctcctctcctcccaaaGCAGAGCCAGCACCAGTTATTGACCTGCTGG ACTCCTTCAGTGCTCCTGTGGAGGAGACACAGAGCTCTGCTCCTGGAGGGCCTGGAGACGACCTGCTGGGAG GCCTGATGTCTCCCACCCTGGCTCCCACCTCCGTCCCAGCTCTGGCTCCAGCCTTGGCTCCAGCTCTGATGCAGAACGATCTCCTGGAGTCTGGCTTTGACGCCCTAGGCTCACTTCCTTCTCCAACACCTCCAGTACCCGCTGCAGTGTCAGCGATACCTATagtaccagcagcagcagcagcagcagaacctGCAACCACCACACCGGCGCCCTCTGGTGGCTTTGATGCTTCAA TGTTTGGTGGATTAGGTGACTTGCTGATGCCTGCTGTAACGCCCCAGAGCACTGGGGGAAGCTCTGCTGGAAGCACAGCAGGAAGCATGGGAGCTCCCATCACAGGGGGAGGCATTGCAGCCGCTCCACCCGCCACCCCAACCCCTACCAAAACCATCGGAGGAGATCTGGACTCATCACTGGCCAACCTGATAGGAG ACCTTGGAGTAAAGAAAAA GGATCCACTGAGTGAGAAGAAGCTGACTGGAGGAGCCAACTGGACACCCCAGGTAGCCCCCACAAGCTGGGCTGCAGCAGGAGCCCCCATG GCTGGTGCCGCTCCTGGAGCTCCTGGGGCGCCAGGAGCAGCTCCACCCGGTGGAGCCATGGTGCCACCAATGAGTGCACAGCCTGGCTTCGGCATG TCTGCTGCAGGAGGCCCTGGAGCTCCCATGATGCAGCCCATGATGGGGCAGCCTCTGATGGGGCAACCCATGATGAGACCTCCCTTCGCTGGGGTGGCCGGAGCTGCACCCGGAGCCGCTGCACCAGGAGCACCG ctttcTCCAGGACCTACAAGCCAGAGTCCTAAAAAGCCCAAGGATCCTCTGGCAGAACTCGATCTCAAGGACTTCTTATAA
- the snap91a gene encoding clathrin coat assembly protein AP180 isoform X6 produces MSGQTLTDRIAAAQYTLTGSDVSRAVCKSTTHEQTAPKKKHLEFLIQATQESNVNVPQMADTLMERAGNASWVVVFKALITTHHLMVHGNERFLQFLASRNTLFNLSNFLDKTGSHGYDMSTFIRRYSRYLNEKAFAYRQMAFDFGRVKKGAEGVMRTMSVEKLLKGMPTLQSQIDALLDFEVHPQELNNGVINACFLLLFKDLIKLYACYNDGIINLLEKFFQMKRSQCKDGLEIYKRFLTRMTRVSEFFKIAEQVGIDKNDIPELTQAPESLLESLETHLNTLEGKKPSPTKDATANNSSPAAAAAPAKPAPPAAAGGPPARPGPPAKPPPPSVTPTAAAPITTTTSNALDDGFLLDLDPMSSSSAGGAAATSSTTGWGDLLADATPAATDSASEALLAEGESDAADADDTAAAPAAAASTAAAATATTAAAATPAPASLPVAALTTTSATDIDLFGDAFAPSPGDGPAAVALGPAADAFGESDPFATTEGSADIAPELDLFAMRPADTGAAVVTPSTSSEAPTIAAPIAAPAAPTPSSTTTTTTTTTTDTTTTESAAAPTLDIFGDSFATPAPAAPAAAAAPAAAPAAAPVPEASSPPKAEPAPVIDLLDSFSAPVEETQSSAPGGPGDDLLGGLMSPTLAPTSVPALAPALAPALMQNDLLESGFDALGSLPSPTPPVPAAVSAIPIVPAAAAAAEPATTTPAPSGGFDASMFGGLGDLLMPAVTPQSTGGSSAGSTAGSMGAPITGGGIAAAPPATPTPTKTIGGDLDSSLANLIGDLGVKKKDPLSEKKLTGGANWTPQVAPTSWAAAGAPMAGAAPGAPGAPGAAPPGGAMVPPMSAQPGFGMSAAGGPGAPMMQPMMGQPLMGQPMMRPPFAGVAGAAPGAAAPGAPLSPGPTSQSPKKPKDPLAELDLKDFL; encoded by the exons TCCTGATCCAGGCCACCCAGGAGTCCAATGTGAACGTCCCCCAGATGGCTGACACACTGATGGAGAGGGCTGGCAACGCCAGCTGGGTGGTGGTTTTCAAAGCCCTGATCACCACACACCACCTCATGGTGCATGGCAACGAG AGATTCCTGCAGTTCTTGGCCTCAAGAAACACCTTGTTCAACCTCAGCAACTTCCTGGACAAAACTGGCTCTCACG GCTATGACATGTCCACATTTATCAGACGCTACAGCCGCTATCTCAATGAGAAGGCCTTCGCCTACAGACAGATGGCTTTCGACTTTGGCCGAGTCAAGAAAGG AGCTGAGGGAGTGATGAGGACCATGTCAGtagagaagctgctgaaaggaaTGCCCACCCTGCAGAGCCAGATCGACGCACTGCTGGATTTCGAA GTACATCCACAGGAGCTGAACAATGGCGTGATAAATGCCTGCTTTCTCCTACTCTTCAAAGATCTGATTAAGTTATATGCCTGCTACAATGACGGCATCATCAACCTGCTAG AGAAATTTTTCCAGATGAAgagaagccagtgtaaagatggGCTGGAGATATACAAGAGATTCCTGACACGAATGACTCGGGTTTCTGAATTCTTCAAAATTGCTGAG caagtGGGAATAGACAAAAATGACATACCTGAACTCACTCAG GCCCCGGAAAGTCTTCTGGAGTCCCTGGAGACCCACCTCAACACTCTGGAGGGGAAGAAGCC ATCGCCCACCAAG GATGCGACAGCCAACAACAGCtcgccagctgctgctgctgcaccagcTAAGCCTGCACCTCCTGCTGCCGCCGGCGGGCCCCCTGCTCGCCCTGGGCCGCCTGCCAAACCTCCTCCGCCCTCTGTCACCCCCACCGCAGCAgcccccatcaccaccaccaccagcaa TGCCCTTGATGATGGGTTCCTGTTGGATCTAGACCCCATGTCCTCCTCGTCAGCAGGAGGTGCTGCAGCGACTTCCTCCACGACTGGATGGGGAG ATCTCTTGGCTGACG CAACTCCAGCTGCCACTGACAGCGCCTCTGAAGCTCTCCTGGCGGAAGGAGAGTCTGATGCCGCTGATGCAGACGACACTGCTGCTGCCCCTGCAGCTGCTGCGTCCACAGCCGCcgctgctactgctactacagcCGCTGCAGCCACACCGGCGCCCGCCTCGCTGCCCGTCGCAGCCCTCACCACCACCTCAGCCACAGACATCGACCTTTTCGGAG ATGCGTTTGCACCTTCCCCAGGAGACGGTCCCGCTGCCGTGGCCCTGGGCCCTGCTGCTGATGCATTTGGTGAATCTG ACCCCTTCGCTACGACGGAGGGGAGTGCGGACATTGCTCCAGAGCTGGACCTGTTCGCTATGAGGCCTGCTGACACGGGGGCTGCCGTCGTCACACCTTCCACCTCTAGTGAGGCGCCGACCATCGCTGCCCCGATCGCTGCCCCCGCTGCCCCCACCCCTtcttccaccaccaccactaccaccacaaccaccaccgACACCACCACCACAGAGTCTGCAGCCGCCCCGACTCTAGATATCTTTGGTG ACTCGTTTGCAACTCcagctcctgctgctcctgctgccgctgctgctcctgctgcagctcccgCTGCAGCCCCCGTCCCAGaagcctcctctcctcccaaaGCAGAGCCAGCACCAGTTATTGACCTGCTGG ACTCCTTCAGTGCTCCTGTGGAGGAGACACAGAGCTCTGCTCCTGGAGGGCCTGGAGACGACCTGCTGGGAG GCCTGATGTCTCCCACCCTGGCTCCCACCTCCGTCCCAGCTCTGGCTCCAGCCTTGGCTCCAGCTCTGATGCAGAACGATCTCCTGGAGTCTGGCTTTGACGCCCTAGGCTCACTTCCTTCTCCAACACCTCCAGTACCCGCTGCAGTGTCAGCGATACCTATagtaccagcagcagcagcagcagcagaacctGCAACCACCACACCGGCGCCCTCTGGTGGCTTTGATGCTTCAA TGTTTGGTGGATTAGGTGACTTGCTGATGCCTGCTGTAACGCCCCAGAGCACTGGGGGAAGCTCTGCTGGAAGCACAGCAGGAAGCATGGGAGCTCCCATCACAGGGGGAGGCATTGCAGCCGCTCCACCCGCCACCCCAACCCCTACCAAAACCATCGGAGGAGATCTGGACTCATCACTGGCCAACCTGATAGGAG ACCTTGGAGTAAAGAAAAA GGATCCACTGAGTGAGAAGAAGCTGACTGGAGGAGCCAACTGGACACCCCAGGTAGCCCCCACAAGCTGGGCTGCAGCAGGAGCCCCCATG GCTGGTGCCGCTCCTGGAGCTCCTGGGGCGCCAGGAGCAGCTCCACCCGGTGGAGCCATGGTGCCACCAATGAGTGCACAGCCTGGCTTCGGCATG TCTGCTGCAGGAGGCCCTGGAGCTCCCATGATGCAGCCCATGATGGGGCAGCCTCTGATGGGGCAACCCATGATGAGACCTCCCTTCGCTGGGGTGGCCGGAGCTGCACCCGGAGCCGCTGCACCAGGAGCACCG ctttcTCCAGGACCTACAAGCCAGAGTCCTAAAAAGCCCAAGGATCCTCTGGCAGAACTCGATCTCAAGGACTTCTTATAA
- the snap91a gene encoding clathrin coat assembly protein AP180 isoform X2 encodes MSGQTLTDRIAAAQYTLTGSDVSRAVCKSTTHEQTAPKKKHLEFLIQATQESNVNVPQMADTLMERAGNASWVVVFKALITTHHLMVHGNERFLQFLASRNTLFNLSNFLDKTGSHGYDMSTFIRRYSRYLNEKAFAYRQMAFDFGRVKKGAEGVMRTMSVEKLLKGMPTLQSQIDALLDFEVHPQELNNGVINACFLLLFKDLIKLYACYNDGIINLLEKFFQMKRSQCKDGLEIYKRFLTRMTRVSEFFKIAEQVGIDKNDIPELTQAPESLLESLETHLNTLEGKKPSPTKDATANNSSPAAAAAPAKPAPPAAAGGPPARPGPPAKPPPPSVTPTAAAPITTTTSNALDDGFLLDLDPMSSSSAGGAAATSSTTGWGDLLADATPAATDSASEALLAEGESDAADADDTAAAPAAAASTAAAATATTAAAATPAPASLPVAALTTTSATDIDLFGDAFAPSPGDGPAAVALGPAADAFGESDPFATTEGSADIAPELDLFAMRPADTGAAVVTPSTSSEAPTIAAPIAAPAAPTPSSTTTTTTTTTTDTTTTESAAAPTLDIFGDMFDSMPEQSPTTESKAATTPSVDLFGADLPAVSRGPSPLPEPAPVGDIVTDSFATPAPAAPAAAAAPAAAPAAAPVPEASSPPKAEPAPVIDLLDSFSAPVEETQSSAPGGPGDDLLGGLMSPTLAPTSVPALAPALAPALMQNDLLESGFDALGSLPSPTPPVPAAVSAIPIVPAAAAAAEPATTTPAPSGGFDASSDLLMPAVTPQSTGGSSAGSTAGSMGAPITGGGIAAAPPATPTPTKTIGGDLDSSLANLIGDLGVKKKDPLSEKKLTGGANWTPQVAPTSWAAAGAPMAGAAPGAPGAPGAAPPGGAMVPPMSAQPGFGMSAAGGPGAPMMQPMMGQPLMGQPMMRPPFAGVAGAAPGAAAPGAPLSPGPTSQSPKKPKDPLAELDLKDFL; translated from the exons TCCTGATCCAGGCCACCCAGGAGTCCAATGTGAACGTCCCCCAGATGGCTGACACACTGATGGAGAGGGCTGGCAACGCCAGCTGGGTGGTGGTTTTCAAAGCCCTGATCACCACACACCACCTCATGGTGCATGGCAACGAG AGATTCCTGCAGTTCTTGGCCTCAAGAAACACCTTGTTCAACCTCAGCAACTTCCTGGACAAAACTGGCTCTCACG GCTATGACATGTCCACATTTATCAGACGCTACAGCCGCTATCTCAATGAGAAGGCCTTCGCCTACAGACAGATGGCTTTCGACTTTGGCCGAGTCAAGAAAGG AGCTGAGGGAGTGATGAGGACCATGTCAGtagagaagctgctgaaaggaaTGCCCACCCTGCAGAGCCAGATCGACGCACTGCTGGATTTCGAA GTACATCCACAGGAGCTGAACAATGGCGTGATAAATGCCTGCTTTCTCCTACTCTTCAAAGATCTGATTAAGTTATATGCCTGCTACAATGACGGCATCATCAACCTGCTAG AGAAATTTTTCCAGATGAAgagaagccagtgtaaagatggGCTGGAGATATACAAGAGATTCCTGACACGAATGACTCGGGTTTCTGAATTCTTCAAAATTGCTGAG caagtGGGAATAGACAAAAATGACATACCTGAACTCACTCAG GCCCCGGAAAGTCTTCTGGAGTCCCTGGAGACCCACCTCAACACTCTGGAGGGGAAGAAGCC ATCGCCCACCAAG GATGCGACAGCCAACAACAGCtcgccagctgctgctgctgcaccagcTAAGCCTGCACCTCCTGCTGCCGCCGGCGGGCCCCCTGCTCGCCCTGGGCCGCCTGCCAAACCTCCTCCGCCCTCTGTCACCCCCACCGCAGCAgcccccatcaccaccaccaccagcaa TGCCCTTGATGATGGGTTCCTGTTGGATCTAGACCCCATGTCCTCCTCGTCAGCAGGAGGTGCTGCAGCGACTTCCTCCACGACTGGATGGGGAG ATCTCTTGGCTGACG CAACTCCAGCTGCCACTGACAGCGCCTCTGAAGCTCTCCTGGCGGAAGGAGAGTCTGATGCCGCTGATGCAGACGACACTGCTGCTGCCCCTGCAGCTGCTGCGTCCACAGCCGCcgctgctactgctactacagcCGCTGCAGCCACACCGGCGCCCGCCTCGCTGCCCGTCGCAGCCCTCACCACCACCTCAGCCACAGACATCGACCTTTTCGGAG ATGCGTTTGCACCTTCCCCAGGAGACGGTCCCGCTGCCGTGGCCCTGGGCCCTGCTGCTGATGCATTTGGTGAATCTG ACCCCTTCGCTACGACGGAGGGGAGTGCGGACATTGCTCCAGAGCTGGACCTGTTCGCTATGAGGCCTGCTGACACGGGGGCTGCCGTCGTCACACCTTCCACCTCTAGTGAGGCGCCGACCATCGCTGCCCCGATCGCTGCCCCCGCTGCCCCCACCCCTtcttccaccaccaccactaccaccacaaccaccaccgACACCACCACCACAGAGTCTGCAGCCGCCCCGACTCTAGATATCTTTGGTG ATATGTTTGATTCTATGCCTGAGCAAAGCCCTACCACTGAATCCAAAGCTGCTACCACTCCTAGCGTAGACCTTTTTGGTGCAG ACCTTCCTGCTGTTTCGCGCGGGCCCTCTCCTTTGCCCGAGCCGGCTCCGGTTGGAGACATTGTGACCG ACTCGTTTGCAACTCcagctcctgctgctcctgctgccgctgctgctcctgctgcagctcccgCTGCAGCCCCCGTCCCAGaagcctcctctcctcccaaaGCAGAGCCAGCACCAGTTATTGACCTGCTGG ACTCCTTCAGTGCTCCTGTGGAGGAGACACAGAGCTCTGCTCCTGGAGGGCCTGGAGACGACCTGCTGGGAG GCCTGATGTCTCCCACCCTGGCTCCCACCTCCGTCCCAGCTCTGGCTCCAGCCTTGGCTCCAGCTCTGATGCAGAACGATCTCCTGGAGTCTGGCTTTGACGCCCTAGGCTCACTTCCTTCTCCAACACCTCCAGTACCCGCTGCAGTGTCAGCGATACCTATagtaccagcagcagcagcagcagcagaacctGCAACCACCACACCGGCGCCCTCTGGTGGCTTTGATGCTTCAA GTGACTTGCTGATGCCTGCTGTAACGCCCCAGAGCACTGGGGGAAGCTCTGCTGGAAGCACAGCAGGAAGCATGGGAGCTCCCATCACAGGGGGAGGCATTGCAGCCGCTCCACCCGCCACCCCAACCCCTACCAAAACCATCGGAGGAGATCTGGACTCATCACTGGCCAACCTGATAGGAG ACCTTGGAGTAAAGAAAAA GGATCCACTGAGTGAGAAGAAGCTGACTGGAGGAGCCAACTGGACACCCCAGGTAGCCCCCACAAGCTGGGCTGCAGCAGGAGCCCCCATG GCTGGTGCCGCTCCTGGAGCTCCTGGGGCGCCAGGAGCAGCTCCACCCGGTGGAGCCATGGTGCCACCAATGAGTGCACAGCCTGGCTTCGGCATG TCTGCTGCAGGAGGCCCTGGAGCTCCCATGATGCAGCCCATGATGGGGCAGCCTCTGATGGGGCAACCCATGATGAGACCTCCCTTCGCTGGGGTGGCCGGAGCTGCACCCGGAGCCGCTGCACCAGGAGCACCG ctttcTCCAGGACCTACAAGCCAGAGTCCTAAAAAGCCCAAGGATCCTCTGGCAGAACTCGATCTCAAGGACTTCTTATAA
- the snap91a gene encoding clathrin coat assembly protein AP180 isoform X4 produces MSGQTLTDRIAAAQYTLTGSDVSRAVCKSTTHEQTAPKKKHLEFLIQATQESNVNVPQMADTLMERAGNASWVVVFKALITTHHLMVHGNERFLQFLASRNTLFNLSNFLDKTGSHGYDMSTFIRRYSRYLNEKAFAYRQMAFDFGRVKKGAEGVMRTMSVEKLLKGMPTLQSQIDALLDFEVHPQELNNGVINACFLLLFKDLIKLYACYNDGIINLLEKFFQMKRSQCKDGLEIYKRFLTRMTRVSEFFKIAEQVGIDKNDIPELTQAPESLLESLETHLNTLEGKKPSPTKDATANNSSPAAAAAPAKPAPPAAAGGPPARPGPPAKPPPPSVTPTAAAPITTTTSNALDDGFLLDLDPMSSSSAGGAAATSSTTGWGDLLADATPAATDSASEALLAEGESDAADADDTAAAPAAAASTAAAATATTAAAATPAPASLPVAALTTTSATDIDLFGDAFAPSPGDGPAAVALGPAADAFGESDPFATTEGSADIAPELDLFAMRPADTGAAVVTPSTSSEAPTIAAPIAAPAAPTPSSTTTTTTTTTTDTTTTESAAAPTLDIFGDMFDSMPEQSPTTESKAATTPSVDLFGADSFATPAPAAPAAAAAPAAAPAAAPVPEASSPPKAEPAPVIDLLDSFSAPVEETQSSAPGGPGDDLLGGLMSPTLAPTSVPALAPALAPALMQNDLLESGFDALGSLPSPTPPVPAAVSAIPIVPAAAAAAEPATTTPAPSGGFDASMFGGLGDLLMPAVTPQSTGGSSAGSTAGSMGAPITGGGIAAAPPATPTPTKTIGGDLDSSLANLIGDLGVKKKDPLSEKKLTGGANWTPQVAPTSWAAAGAPMAGAAPGAPGAPGAAPPGGAMVPPMSAQPGFGMSAAGGPGAPMMQPMMGQPLMGQPMMRPPFAGVAGAAPGAAAPGAPLSPGPTSQSPKKPKDPLAELDLKDFL; encoded by the exons TCCTGATCCAGGCCACCCAGGAGTCCAATGTGAACGTCCCCCAGATGGCTGACACACTGATGGAGAGGGCTGGCAACGCCAGCTGGGTGGTGGTTTTCAAAGCCCTGATCACCACACACCACCTCATGGTGCATGGCAACGAG AGATTCCTGCAGTTCTTGGCCTCAAGAAACACCTTGTTCAACCTCAGCAACTTCCTGGACAAAACTGGCTCTCACG GCTATGACATGTCCACATTTATCAGACGCTACAGCCGCTATCTCAATGAGAAGGCCTTCGCCTACAGACAGATGGCTTTCGACTTTGGCCGAGTCAAGAAAGG AGCTGAGGGAGTGATGAGGACCATGTCAGtagagaagctgctgaaaggaaTGCCCACCCTGCAGAGCCAGATCGACGCACTGCTGGATTTCGAA GTACATCCACAGGAGCTGAACAATGGCGTGATAAATGCCTGCTTTCTCCTACTCTTCAAAGATCTGATTAAGTTATATGCCTGCTACAATGACGGCATCATCAACCTGCTAG AGAAATTTTTCCAGATGAAgagaagccagtgtaaagatggGCTGGAGATATACAAGAGATTCCTGACACGAATGACTCGGGTTTCTGAATTCTTCAAAATTGCTGAG caagtGGGAATAGACAAAAATGACATACCTGAACTCACTCAG GCCCCGGAAAGTCTTCTGGAGTCCCTGGAGACCCACCTCAACACTCTGGAGGGGAAGAAGCC ATCGCCCACCAAG GATGCGACAGCCAACAACAGCtcgccagctgctgctgctgcaccagcTAAGCCTGCACCTCCTGCTGCCGCCGGCGGGCCCCCTGCTCGCCCTGGGCCGCCTGCCAAACCTCCTCCGCCCTCTGTCACCCCCACCGCAGCAgcccccatcaccaccaccaccagcaa TGCCCTTGATGATGGGTTCCTGTTGGATCTAGACCCCATGTCCTCCTCGTCAGCAGGAGGTGCTGCAGCGACTTCCTCCACGACTGGATGGGGAG ATCTCTTGGCTGACG CAACTCCAGCTGCCACTGACAGCGCCTCTGAAGCTCTCCTGGCGGAAGGAGAGTCTGATGCCGCTGATGCAGACGACACTGCTGCTGCCCCTGCAGCTGCTGCGTCCACAGCCGCcgctgctactgctactacagcCGCTGCAGCCACACCGGCGCCCGCCTCGCTGCCCGTCGCAGCCCTCACCACCACCTCAGCCACAGACATCGACCTTTTCGGAG ATGCGTTTGCACCTTCCCCAGGAGACGGTCCCGCTGCCGTGGCCCTGGGCCCTGCTGCTGATGCATTTGGTGAATCTG ACCCCTTCGCTACGACGGAGGGGAGTGCGGACATTGCTCCAGAGCTGGACCTGTTCGCTATGAGGCCTGCTGACACGGGGGCTGCCGTCGTCACACCTTCCACCTCTAGTGAGGCGCCGACCATCGCTGCCCCGATCGCTGCCCCCGCTGCCCCCACCCCTtcttccaccaccaccactaccaccacaaccaccaccgACACCACCACCACAGAGTCTGCAGCCGCCCCGACTCTAGATATCTTTGGTG ATATGTTTGATTCTATGCCTGAGCAAAGCCCTACCACTGAATCCAAAGCTGCTACCACTCCTAGCGTAGACCTTTTTGGTGCAG ACTCGTTTGCAACTCcagctcctgctgctcctgctgccgctgctgctcctgctgcagctcccgCTGCAGCCCCCGTCCCAGaagcctcctctcctcccaaaGCAGAGCCAGCACCAGTTATTGACCTGCTGG ACTCCTTCAGTGCTCCTGTGGAGGAGACACAGAGCTCTGCTCCTGGAGGGCCTGGAGACGACCTGCTGGGAG GCCTGATGTCTCCCACCCTGGCTCCCACCTCCGTCCCAGCTCTGGCTCCAGCCTTGGCTCCAGCTCTGATGCAGAACGATCTCCTGGAGTCTGGCTTTGACGCCCTAGGCTCACTTCCTTCTCCAACACCTCCAGTACCCGCTGCAGTGTCAGCGATACCTATagtaccagcagcagcagcagcagcagaacctGCAACCACCACACCGGCGCCCTCTGGTGGCTTTGATGCTTCAA TGTTTGGTGGATTAGGTGACTTGCTGATGCCTGCTGTAACGCCCCAGAGCACTGGGGGAAGCTCTGCTGGAAGCACAGCAGGAAGCATGGGAGCTCCCATCACAGGGGGAGGCATTGCAGCCGCTCCACCCGCCACCCCAACCCCTACCAAAACCATCGGAGGAGATCTGGACTCATCACTGGCCAACCTGATAGGAG ACCTTGGAGTAAAGAAAAA GGATCCACTGAGTGAGAAGAAGCTGACTGGAGGAGCCAACTGGACACCCCAGGTAGCCCCCACAAGCTGGGCTGCAGCAGGAGCCCCCATG GCTGGTGCCGCTCCTGGAGCTCCTGGGGCGCCAGGAGCAGCTCCACCCGGTGGAGCCATGGTGCCACCAATGAGTGCACAGCCTGGCTTCGGCATG TCTGCTGCAGGAGGCCCTGGAGCTCCCATGATGCAGCCCATGATGGGGCAGCCTCTGATGGGGCAACCCATGATGAGACCTCCCTTCGCTGGGGTGGCCGGAGCTGCACCCGGAGCCGCTGCACCAGGAGCACCG ctttcTCCAGGACCTACAAGCCAGAGTCCTAAAAAGCCCAAGGATCCTCTGGCAGAACTCGATCTCAAGGACTTCTTATAA